The genomic interval GGTGGGAAATCAGGAAATTCGCCTCCAGCGGACGACGCCTCGAAGCATGGGACCAGCCGATCGTATCAGCGGTTTGGTCATTCAGGCGCTGCGGCACCTGGGCCAAAAGCATGTGGATGATGCCGTGATCCTAACCCTGCAACACAAACTTAGTGATCAAGACAAGAAACGGCTGATGAAGGACATCGCTTATGCACCCGCGTGGGTGGGCAAGCATCTGCGGGAGATTGCCCGGGGAGAGGCCTGAATCATGGATCGGTTTATTCGACTATCCGACGATGAGCGTCGTCGCTACTTTGTGCAAACGGCAGAGCGGATGCGACTCAGTCCGCAGATCATCGAGAAGGATTTCTGGGTCTGCTGGACGCTGCGCGAGCTTTTTGCCCTGCCGAACATCGGGAGTATGCTCATTTTCAAAGGAGGAACCTCGCTGTCCAAGGCGTACCGGTTGATCGAACGCTTTTCTGAGGATGTTGACGTATCGCTGGACCGTGCCGGTCTTGGTTTTGGCGATGAAACCTCCAATCCGGAGGCGGTCATCAGCGGCAAGGAGAGAAAACGTCGGATCAATCGACTCAAAGCAGCCTGTCAACATAAGATCGACAATGAATTAAGGCCGATGATGATCAAAACCATCGAGGCCGCTCTTGGGGATGCGCAGGGCTGGTCACTGACGGTTGATGAGGATGACCCCGACCGTCAGACCCTCCTTTACGCCTATCCGTCAA from bacterium carries:
- a CDS encoding nucleotidyl transferase AbiEii/AbiGii toxin family protein, which encodes MDRFIRLSDDERRRYFVQTAERMRLSPQIIEKDFWVCWTLRELFALPNIGSMLIFKGGTSLSKAYRLIERFSEDVDVSLDRAGLGFGDETSNPEAVISGKERKRRINRLKAACQHKIDNELRPMMIKTIEAALGDAQGWSLTVDEDDPDRQTLLYAYPS